Part of the Terriglobia bacterium genome, CCTCCAGGACGTCCTGGGGTACGGCCTTGACCGTCGCCTGCGTGCCCACCGGCATGAACACGGGGGTCTCGACCGGCCCGTGGGCGGTTGAAATGCGCGCGCGGCGGGCGGCGCCGGAGCGAGCCGTTACTTCAAAGGAGAAGGGCATGCAAGAGAGGATTGTAAATCGCCGCTGATGAACGCAGAAAAACGCAGATGAATTTCCCGATCTGCGTCAATCAGCGTTTATCTGCGGCCGGGTTTTTTACGCGCCCTTTTGCTTCACCCGCGCCATGAACTTGCCGACGCTGACGAAGGCGCGGTTCACGGTGCCGCTGCCGATCTCGTTGGTCTCGTCCCAGGCGCGGACGCGCATGGTGTAAAAGCGGCCGTCGAAGGACTCCATGACCGCCTCGGCCTTCACCTTGATGCCGATGCCGGTGGCGGCCTTGTGCGAGACGTTGATGTGCGTGCCGACGGTGGTCTCGTCGCCTTCCTCGTAGGGCTTGAGCGCCCAGTAGCACGCCTCTTCCATGAGCTGGATCATTTGCGGAGTGGAGTACACCGGGGAAAATGAGTCGTGGATGCCGGCCAGGGTTTGTTCCAGCTTGACGACGTTTTCAACTTCGGCACGGGCGCCAACGGGGACGGGCTT contains:
- a CDS encoding thioesterase family protein, whose product is MSKPVPVGARAEVENVVKLEQTLAGIHDSFSPVYSTPQMIQLMEEACYWALKPYEEGDETTVGTHINVSHKAATGIGIKVKAEAVMESFDGRFYTMRVRAWDETNEIGSGTVNRAFVSVGKFMARVKQKGA